Proteins encoded in a region of the Candidatus Obscuribacter sp. genome:
- a CDS encoding 2-oxoacid:ferredoxin oxidoreductase subunit beta, with product MTTAPAPKTNRIGLTMADYKGAPSTLCDGCGHDAITSQIIKAFYELGIAPHTVAKLSGIGCSSKTPAYFLNQAHGFNSVHGRMPSVATGAAMANHNLNLIAVSGDGDTASIGLGQFCHLVRRNVPMIYIVENNGVYGLTKGQFSATADLGSKLKTGALNELPPIDLCGLAIELGCSFVGRSFAGDPKQLVALIKAAGSHRGTAVLDVISPCVTFNNHEGSTKSYKYAKEMETPLHELGYIPFFEQITVEYEPGTVQEVEMHDGSRITLKKTGRDYDPTNSVAAMNLIKEAHAQKQFLTGLLYIDENKPNFTSQLHLGEEPLATLPESKTRPGKDALKEIMESLM from the coding sequence ATGACCACAGCACCTGCTCCTAAAACAAATCGTATCGGTCTGACTATGGCCGACTACAAAGGCGCACCATCAACTCTGTGTGATGGTTGTGGACACGACGCTATAACCAGCCAGATTATCAAAGCTTTTTACGAGCTTGGTATCGCACCACATACAGTGGCTAAGCTGAGTGGTATCGGTTGCTCTTCCAAGACTCCCGCCTACTTCCTCAACCAGGCCCATGGCTTTAACTCAGTGCATGGTCGCATGCCTAGTGTAGCCACTGGGGCTGCCATGGCAAACCACAACCTCAATTTGATTGCAGTCTCCGGCGACGGTGATACAGCATCTATCGGTCTTGGTCAATTTTGCCATCTGGTCAGACGCAATGTGCCGATGATCTACATCGTCGAAAACAACGGCGTTTATGGTCTCACTAAGGGACAATTCAGTGCCACAGCGGATTTGGGCTCTAAGCTCAAGACCGGTGCCCTTAACGAATTGCCCCCAATTGACCTTTGTGGTCTGGCCATCGAGCTTGGTTGCAGTTTTGTCGGTCGTAGCTTTGCTGGCGATCCCAAACAACTGGTGGCCTTAATCAAGGCAGCTGGCTCTCATAGAGGTACAGCCGTACTGGACGTAATCAGTCCCTGTGTTACTTTTAACAACCATGAAGGCTCTACCAAGAGCTATAAGTACGCCAAAGAAATGGAAACCCCGCTCCACGAGCTAGGCTATATTCCTTTCTTTGAGCAAATCACAGTAGAGTACGAGCCCGGCACTGTTCAAGAAGTAGAAATGCATGATGGTTCTCGCATTACACTCAAAAAGACAGGGCGCGATTATGACCCCACTAATTCAGTAGCTGCTATGAACTTAATCAAAGAAGCTCATGCTCAAAAGCAGTTCCTCACAGGTCTACTCTATATCGACGAGAACAAGCCTAACTTCACTTCCCAGTTGCACCTGGGCGAAGAACCGCTTGCTACGTTGCCAGAATCAAAGACTCGTCCAGGCAAGGATGCCCTCAAAGAAATCATGGAATCTTTGATGTAA
- a CDS encoding 2-oxoacid:acceptor oxidoreductase subunit alpha, which produces MKTLAADSKDKLGKGRIVNDFSIHIATINGSGSQSSNNVLMRSIFQMGIPVSGKNLFPSNIAGLPTWFTIRVNKNGYIARKEEVDILVAMNPQTAIKDVKDLTPGSVCISPVELKLDAIRSDVKHYQVPFSELANQASENLKLRKLLTNMIYVGVVAELLDIAHPQIEAAIAKQFDGKAKAIDLNLNAVKLGRQWAHDNLKKEDQFVVEPMDKTAGKIIIDGNAAAALGCLFAGVTVVSWYPITPSSSLCEQLIDYLKEYRVDKETGKATFAVIQAEDELAALGMTLGAGWAGARSVTSTSGPGISLMSEFAGYGYFTEIPAVVFDVQRVGPSTGMPTRTSQADLISTFYLSHGDTKHIILLPGSVNECYELSMEAFELAEKFQTPIFVLTDLDLGMNNWMSDPFEYPTKPINRGKVLDAAALEKAGEFARYKDVDGDGIPYRTLPGTDNPMAAYFTRGSGHTEKATYTESPEDYVNLMNRLEKKFNTARAFVPKPFVSNQSGAKAGIIAFGSSHFAVEESRDELKEAGIATNYLRVRALPFTDEVKKFVAENDHIYVVEQNRDGQLRDLLRLEYPEASMKFRSVRHFNGLPINAKFVTDAIASEEKK; this is translated from the coding sequence GTGAAAACGCTAGCAGCTGATAGCAAGGACAAACTGGGGAAAGGCCGAATCGTCAATGACTTTTCCATCCATATAGCCACCATAAATGGCTCCGGAAGCCAATCTTCCAACAACGTTCTGATGCGCTCCATTTTTCAAATGGGCATACCGGTAAGTGGCAAAAACCTCTTCCCATCTAACATTGCCGGACTACCGACATGGTTTACCATCCGTGTCAACAAAAACGGCTATATTGCACGCAAGGAAGAAGTGGACATTCTGGTGGCCATGAATCCGCAAACTGCCATCAAGGATGTCAAAGACTTGACTCCTGGTAGCGTTTGCATCAGCCCGGTCGAGCTTAAGCTCGACGCTATTCGCTCTGACGTCAAGCACTATCAAGTGCCCTTCAGTGAGCTAGCCAATCAAGCTAGCGAAAACCTTAAGTTGCGCAAGCTTTTGACTAACATGATCTATGTCGGTGTCGTCGCCGAATTGCTCGACATCGCCCATCCTCAAATCGAAGCCGCTATTGCCAAACAATTTGATGGCAAAGCCAAAGCTATCGATCTCAACCTCAATGCCGTAAAACTGGGTCGCCAGTGGGCTCACGACAATCTCAAAAAAGAAGACCAGTTTGTCGTTGAACCAATGGATAAAACTGCTGGCAAAATCATCATCGATGGTAACGCAGCAGCAGCCCTCGGTTGCCTCTTTGCTGGTGTGACTGTGGTGAGCTGGTATCCAATCACCCCATCAAGCAGTCTCTGTGAGCAATTGATTGACTATCTCAAAGAGTATCGTGTCGACAAAGAGACTGGCAAAGCCACTTTTGCAGTAATCCAGGCCGAAGACGAACTGGCTGCTCTTGGTATGACTCTAGGCGCTGGTTGGGCTGGTGCTCGTTCAGTGACGTCAACATCTGGTCCTGGCATTTCGCTCATGTCTGAGTTTGCCGGCTATGGCTACTTCACCGAAATTCCCGCAGTCGTCTTTGACGTACAGCGTGTGGGACCTTCCACTGGTATGCCTACACGTACCTCTCAAGCCGATTTGATCAGTACATTTTATCTCTCCCATGGCGACACTAAGCACATCATCTTGTTGCCCGGTAGTGTCAACGAATGCTATGAGCTATCCATGGAAGCCTTTGAATTGGCCGAAAAATTCCAGACCCCAATATTTGTATTGACCGACCTCGATCTCGGCATGAACAACTGGATGTCAGATCCATTTGAATATCCCACTAAGCCAATCAATCGCGGCAAAGTCCTGGACGCAGCCGCCCTCGAAAAAGCTGGTGAGTTTGCCAGATACAAAGACGTGGACGGTGATGGAATTCCTTACCGCACCTTGCCTGGCACCGATAATCCGATGGCAGCTTACTTCACCCGTGGCTCCGGTCACACCGAAAAGGCAACCTATACAGAGAGCCCAGAAGATTATGTCAACTTGATGAATCGTCTGGAGAAGAAATTCAATACAGCTCGTGCCTTTGTGCCCAAGCCATTTGTCTCCAATCAAAGCGGAGCAAAAGCCGGTATTATCGCGTTTGGCTCATCTCACTTTGCTGTAGAAGAATCCAGAGACGAACTCAAAGAAGCTGGCATCGCCACTAACTATCTGCGTGTTCGCGCTTTGCCCTTCACTGATGAAGTGAAGAAGTTTGTGGCAGAAAATGACCATATCTATGTGGTCGAACAAAACCGTGACGGTCAGCTGAGAGACTTGCTCCGTCTGGAATATCCTGAAGCCTCTATGAAATTCCGCTCGGTTAGACACTTTAACGGCTTGCCCATCAACGCCAAGTTTGTTACCGATGCTATCGCTTCGGAGGAGAAAAAATAA
- the cpaB gene encoding Flp pilus assembly protein CpaB, translating to MNPLRALFLTLSRTPPALMLVMIVGLAVLITVTITSSSETSKAQLEEQKRIMQERANAKTKAVYVVKDIPEGAIIEADALVEKDLEISRVPQDAVSNSTIAIGRRAKFGVNAGQILSSHDLSPMGISLDFNSRLPEGMRAVTFAVDSNSGVAGFVTPQSHVDVISMVGAGADTRVSAILSDVQVVAVGQQFEREAKGTGAIPASSVTVAVSPEDTQKLIKAVAASKLYLSLRNDRDHTPIATVDVTALFPTAKKAVNGAEYPQTVSMTLPEPPIPQTQALPPLLEGASGGIPTPPPLHEVEVWSGSKKDVLSLPSR from the coding sequence ATGAATCCATTACGCGCCCTGTTCTTGACGCTCTCTCGCACGCCACCAGCCTTGATGCTAGTGATGATTGTGGGACTGGCAGTCCTTATAACAGTAACAATCACAAGCAGCTCAGAGACTAGCAAAGCGCAGCTCGAAGAGCAAAAACGAATTATGCAAGAGCGTGCCAACGCTAAAACAAAAGCGGTCTATGTTGTTAAAGACATACCAGAAGGAGCAATCATTGAGGCAGATGCTCTAGTCGAAAAAGATCTAGAAATCTCTCGCGTGCCCCAGGACGCAGTCTCCAATAGCACTATTGCCATAGGACGCAGAGCCAAGTTTGGTGTTAATGCCGGACAAATTCTCTCATCCCATGATCTTTCCCCCATGGGCATTTCGCTTGATTTTAACTCGCGTCTACCGGAAGGCATGAGAGCTGTTACTTTTGCTGTGGATAGCAACTCTGGTGTAGCCGGTTTTGTCACACCGCAAAGCCATGTCGATGTAATCAGCATGGTGGGAGCAGGTGCCGATACTCGTGTATCCGCTATCCTCTCTGATGTACAAGTAGTGGCAGTAGGACAGCAATTCGAAAGAGAAGCAAAAGGCACAGGTGCTATTCCAGCCAGCTCAGTTACTGTGGCAGTCTCACCAGAAGACACACAGAAGCTAATCAAGGCGGTAGCAGCAAGCAAACTCTATCTATCATTGCGCAACGATAGAGATCACACACCAATAGCCACAGTGGATGTGACAGCCCTCTTTCCCACTGCCAAAAAAGCAGTAAATGGTGCTGAATATCCCCAGACTGTATCAATGACACTACCTGAGCCACCAATACCCCAGACACAAGCACTGCCACCACTATTAGAAGGAGCAAGCGGTGGCATACCAACACCACCACCACTGCACGAAGTAGAAGTATGGAGCGGCAGTAAAAAGGATGTGTTGAGTCTGCCCAGTCGATAA
- the hpt gene encoding hypoxanthine phosphoribosyltransferase: MATQVDSIKTIYSQSVIQERVKELGQEISADFAKLENPVVIGVMKGAFCFLADVVRSITTPDPLQIEFVRLASYGSATESSGVVQTPYLELPNISRRNILVVEDIIDSGRTAKFFMEYLKDQFNPATLKMAVFLDKPSRRIVPMQADYVGFEIEDLFVVGYGLDYAEKYRELPYLGELKLGSK, translated from the coding sequence GTGGCAACTCAAGTAGATTCAATTAAGACCATTTACAGTCAGTCTGTTATCCAGGAGCGTGTCAAAGAGCTTGGTCAGGAAATCAGTGCTGATTTTGCCAAATTAGAAAATCCAGTTGTTATTGGTGTAATGAAAGGTGCATTTTGCTTCCTGGCCGATGTTGTGCGCTCAATTACTACTCCAGACCCTCTGCAAATTGAATTTGTCAGATTAGCCAGTTATGGCAGCGCCACCGAAAGCTCTGGCGTGGTGCAGACGCCCTATCTGGAGCTGCCCAATATTTCGAGACGCAATATACTGGTAGTGGAAGATATTATTGATAGTGGGCGTACTGCCAAGTTTTTTATGGAGTACCTCAAAGATCAATTCAATCCCGCCACGCTAAAAATGGCTGTATTTTTGGATAAGCCATCACGTCGGATAGTACCGATGCAAGCTGACTATGTCGGCTTTGAGATTGAAGACCTGTTTGTTGTGGGCTATGGTCTTGATTACGCCGAAAAATATAGAGAGTTGCCCTATCTAGGTGAACTCAAACTGGGCTCAAAATAA
- a CDS encoding TonB C-terminal domain-containing protein, giving the protein MTLKAVACTFTLLVSLVTSLCVAQAAPAAKSVAKAAAPAKKTVTRAGGASEASIKAYCNHVWQKLNNNWIVPDGNNHVTLTVPISSDGSLGDISAVSTPKNSDAEAAALTALERSKPLDLLPSGMGSGKLTVTFNSKADPHGDSESGGSVRLDPVN; this is encoded by the coding sequence ATGACACTTAAAGCGGTTGCTTGTACTTTTACTTTACTAGTTAGCCTGGTCACATCTCTTTGTGTGGCACAGGCAGCCCCTGCCGCCAAGTCTGTAGCAAAAGCCGCTGCACCTGCAAAAAAAACTGTCACCAGAGCTGGTGGCGCCAGTGAGGCCAGCATTAAAGCCTATTGCAATCATGTCTGGCAAAAGCTCAATAATAACTGGATAGTACCTGATGGCAATAACCATGTCACGCTCACTGTGCCGATTAGCTCAGATGGTTCACTTGGCGATATAAGTGCAGTCAGCACTCCCAAAAATAGTGATGCCGAGGCTGCTGCTCTTACTGCTCTGGAGCGTTCCAAGCCATTAGATTTATTGCCTTCAGGCATGGGTAGCGGTAAATTGACTGTCACTTTTAATTCTAAGGCAGATCCTCATGGTGATTCCGAATCAGGCGGCTCGGTACGTCTCGATCCTGTTAATTAG
- the guaD gene encoding guanine deaminase: MKLQKVAYRGHIISPTVQIDEGGREICHYIDYQDGLLVVDNTGKIIAVGPFAELASTDLEIVDYGRRLILPGLVDLHLHLPQVTQTAKSGEHLLAWLNRFIFPAEAKFASVEYARKIAHWFFDELAKNGTTMAVVFTTIHKAACQVAFEEALAKGSRVIMGKVMMDTNSPDALTEDTTTSIKESEELARVWHGQNDGLLQYAFTPRFGVTSTKELLAGVGKSWQKFPGTYIHTHLSEAREEIQFVHQQFPDARSYLDVYKNFGMTGARSVFAHAIHLDDADIVSVKQTGSALAHCASSNFFLKSGVFQYKKVWEAGCRFGLGSDVAAGPQMSLFTVMKDANYIQPDHWLEPRELLYRGTLGGARAIYMDDQIGSLEAGKEADFIVVDPRKKTGIVDDILEHGTDEILASLVFLGDDRLIDKTFVRGRLIYDCDQSA, encoded by the coding sequence ATGAAGCTTCAAAAAGTTGCCTATAGAGGACATATCATAAGCCCCACCGTTCAAATCGACGAGGGCGGAAGAGAGATTTGCCACTATATTGATTATCAAGATGGTCTTTTGGTGGTCGATAACACAGGCAAAATTATTGCTGTAGGACCTTTTGCTGAGCTTGCCAGTACCGATCTAGAGATTGTTGACTACGGCAGACGATTGATTTTGCCTGGTCTTGTGGATTTGCATTTGCATCTGCCTCAGGTCACTCAGACTGCCAAGTCTGGCGAGCATCTTTTAGCCTGGCTTAATCGCTTTATATTTCCAGCCGAAGCTAAATTTGCCTCAGTCGAATATGCGCGCAAAATTGCTCACTGGTTTTTTGATGAGCTGGCTAAAAATGGCACGACTATGGCTGTGGTCTTTACTACTATCCATAAAGCTGCCTGCCAGGTGGCATTTGAAGAAGCGCTGGCCAAAGGCTCACGCGTAATCATGGGCAAAGTGATGATGGACACAAACAGTCCAGATGCTCTTACTGAAGACACTACTACATCTATAAAAGAATCAGAAGAATTGGCGCGGGTGTGGCACGGTCAAAATGATGGACTGTTGCAGTATGCTTTCACGCCCAGATTCGGTGTCACTTCTACCAAGGAGTTACTTGCCGGTGTAGGCAAGTCCTGGCAAAAATTTCCCGGTACTTATATACACACCCATTTGTCCGAGGCTAGAGAAGAAATTCAGTTTGTCCATCAACAATTTCCCGATGCTCGCAGCTATCTCGATGTATATAAAAACTTTGGTATGACCGGAGCGCGCTCAGTTTTTGCCCATGCTATCCACCTTGATGATGCTGACATTGTCTCGGTCAAACAAACAGGCAGTGCTCTTGCGCACTGCGCTAGCTCCAATTTTTTCCTCAAAAGCGGGGTTTTTCAGTATAAAAAAGTCTGGGAGGCTGGTTGCCGATTTGGTCTGGGCTCAGACGTGGCTGCGGGTCCTCAGATGTCTTTGTTTACAGTTATGAAGGATGCCAACTATATTCAGCCAGATCACTGGCTTGAACCACGCGAATTGCTCTACCGCGGCACTCTTGGAGGCGCTCGGGCAATTTATATGGATGATCAAATCGGTAGTCTTGAAGCTGGCAAAGAGGCTGATTTTATCGTCGTCGATCCCCGTAAAAAGACTGGCATAGTGGACGATATACTGGAGCATGGCACTGATGAAATCCTGGCCAGTCTGGTGTTTTTGGGGGACGACAGACTGATTGATAAGACTTTTGTGCGCGGCCGGCTGATATACGACTGTGATCAATCAGCTTAA
- the amrB gene encoding AmmeMemoRadiSam system protein B: protein MVIPNQAARYVSILLISALVAALLCSASGAKDGDMFLFGTGNRRPLKFAGTWYQSDPAGLTALIDGYLQEAKASSAATKLKDALAHGQKLLAIVAPHAGYSYSGRTAACSYLAAQDKGIKRVFLLGPTHYKGFRGAGLTSDKCFATVYGDLQIDKAVVADLRDNLLFSDQTLAHHNEHSLELQLAFIKSTLGDVEIVPVLLGHLESETEARLIADAIGRHLRDGDLIVVSSDFTHIGPRFGYEPFKSDFKANLKALDMEAVSYLEKNDLDGFFKFYKKTDDTICGVYALSVLMALLPPQSRGTMLDYRTSQDFHEQEDSSVSYMSILFGSETGWSQLHNKQEELLSQSEQKSLIQLARHTLNDFVLKGVKDNFLEFKSSARLKRPSGAFVTLYKRQSPDAKRSLRGCIGYVFPVKSLEQTIMENTISAASMDPRFEPVSKEELEKLEIEITVLSPPRPVASYKDIRIGTDGILLKASGRQSVFLPHVATEYGWTIEETLRQLSQKAGLAPDAWQKNARFEVFQGQSIEEKEQLLD from the coding sequence ATGGTGATTCCGAATCAGGCGGCTCGGTACGTCTCGATCCTGTTAATTAGTGCTCTTGTCGCTGCTCTATTGTGCAGTGCCAGTGGGGCAAAGGATGGCGATATGTTTCTCTTTGGTACTGGTAATAGACGCCCTTTAAAGTTCGCTGGCACCTGGTATCAATCCGATCCCGCTGGTTTGACAGCACTTATTGATGGCTATTTGCAGGAAGCAAAAGCAAGTTCAGCTGCTACCAAACTCAAAGATGCGCTTGCTCACGGTCAAAAACTATTAGCGATTGTTGCACCCCATGCCGGTTATAGCTATTCGGGGCGGACAGCCGCTTGCTCTTATCTTGCGGCCCAAGACAAGGGCATAAAGCGCGTCTTTTTGTTAGGACCTACCCACTACAAAGGATTCAGAGGTGCTGGACTTACTTCTGATAAGTGTTTTGCTACTGTATATGGAGATTTGCAGATAGACAAAGCGGTTGTAGCAGACCTCAGAGACAATCTCTTGTTTAGCGACCAGACTCTAGCGCATCACAATGAGCATTCGCTGGAGTTGCAGCTGGCTTTTATCAAGTCCACTCTGGGAGATGTAGAGATTGTGCCTGTTTTACTTGGTCATCTTGAGAGTGAAACAGAGGCGCGTTTGATTGCAGACGCCATAGGTCGCCATTTGCGAGACGGTGATTTGATAGTGGTTAGCTCGGACTTTACCCATATTGGTCCGCGCTTTGGTTACGAGCCCTTTAAGAGCGATTTTAAAGCTAATCTCAAAGCACTCGATATGGAAGCGGTTAGTTATCTTGAAAAAAATGATCTGGATGGTTTTTTCAAGTTCTACAAAAAGACCGATGACACTATTTGTGGTGTTTATGCTCTCTCGGTCTTGATGGCGTTATTGCCGCCACAAAGTCGTGGCACTATGCTTGATTACCGCACATCGCAGGACTTTCACGAACAAGAAGATAGCTCGGTCTCTTATATGTCCATCCTCTTTGGTAGTGAGACTGGCTGGTCCCAACTGCATAACAAACAAGAGGAGCTACTCAGTCAGTCCGAGCAAAAGTCACTAATACAGCTGGCTCGCCATACACTCAATGATTTTGTCCTCAAAGGAGTCAAAGATAATTTTTTAGAGTTCAAATCAAGCGCCAGACTAAAGCGACCTTCTGGCGCATTTGTCACTTTGTATAAACGTCAAAGCCCCGATGCTAAGCGCTCTTTGCGCGGATGCATCGGTTATGTTTTTCCAGTAAAATCACTGGAGCAAACAATAATGGAGAATACTATTTCGGCAGCCAGTATGGATCCTCGCTTTGAACCTGTAAGCAAGGAAGAACTAGAAAAGCTCGAAATAGAAATAACTGTACTAAGTCCACCGAGGCCGGTGGCATCATATAAAGACATCCGAATCGGAACGGACGGCATACTGCTTAAAGCAAGCGGCAGGCAGTCCGTTTTTTTGCCACATGTGGCAACCGAATATGGATGGACTATCGAGGAGACCTTGCGCCAACTATCTCAAAAGGCTGGTCTGGCACCCGATGCCTGGCAAAAGAACGCCAGGTTTGAGGTGTTTCAAGGTCAATCAATAGAAGAGAAAGAACAGCTTTTAGATTGA
- a CDS encoding thiamine pyrophosphate-binding protein produces MSIATKLTSHILLEQLMVEGASLLFHGPRSTPSSLVHLAKTSQVLRTVRAISERSASFMAIGYGQASSRAPVLLLSPGQGLLNSMAAIYTARHIQVPMIVLAEQQSTQILNDDPVLALDNLALASKLTKWSAEARSAVEVTRLIRRAFTEAQAPPKGPVLISLPIDILYQMAQGEIINPPHVSPLGPAAHNFILKTAKSLVNSKNPCIIAGNEVSQFRARKETAVLAEVLGCPVYTEPMPTGVNFSNRHPQFAGVLQFGMSQVKEKLKEHDLVLALGMQTRLSAEADKLSLFNPKAAIIQVNVEPTLSGKSLPCIAAATADIAETLARLRAEIQLIAEANWLTLSKERCKNTTAVITGERNKLEEDLVYPEAHDPISLFWLLRSLDGARPISSIIVNDVLSMRADPCSVMSLESSSSYVASNACVDGYAAAAGLGVQMSAPDNVVIALTTDESLMQTPEVLWSVAHYRLPLKIVVVNAGGAAKLINPQLDPNQGFPFDKPAVQFTELASAMHLPNASISNLGELDNALMAMFESEGPYLLDVKVTE; encoded by the coding sequence ATGTCAATTGCGACCAAACTTACCAGTCATATATTGCTCGAGCAACTTATGGTAGAAGGCGCCAGCCTTTTATTTCATGGACCTCGTTCGACTCCATCATCATTAGTGCATCTGGCTAAGACTTCTCAAGTACTGAGGACAGTACGGGCAATATCTGAGCGCAGTGCCAGTTTTATGGCGATTGGCTATGGGCAGGCATCAAGTCGCGCTCCAGTGCTTTTACTCTCCCCTGGTCAGGGACTGCTCAATAGTATGGCTGCCATCTATACAGCCAGGCATATTCAAGTGCCGATGATTGTGCTGGCCGAACAACAAAGCACTCAGATACTCAACGACGACCCGGTACTCGCTCTCGACAACCTGGCACTAGCATCCAAGCTGACCAAATGGTCAGCAGAAGCCAGAAGCGCAGTAGAAGTAACAAGGCTAATTAGGCGCGCTTTTACTGAAGCGCAGGCACCACCTAAAGGGCCAGTGCTTATATCTTTGCCAATCGACATCCTTTATCAAATGGCACAGGGTGAAATCATCAACCCACCTCATGTAAGCCCACTTGGACCTGCGGCACACAATTTTATTTTGAAGACCGCCAAATCACTGGTCAACTCAAAAAACCCCTGTATCATCGCCGGCAACGAAGTCAGTCAATTTAGAGCGCGCAAAGAAACAGCAGTACTGGCCGAAGTCCTGGGCTGCCCTGTGTACACAGAACCCATGCCTACTGGCGTTAACTTTAGCAATCGCCATCCGCAATTTGCTGGTGTACTGCAATTCGGCATGAGCCAGGTCAAAGAAAAACTGAAAGAACACGACCTGGTACTGGCTTTAGGCATGCAAACAAGACTCTCAGCCGAAGCTGATAAATTGTCACTCTTCAATCCTAAAGCTGCAATTATCCAGGTCAATGTCGAGCCCACATTGTCTGGTAAGAGTCTGCCCTGCATAGCCGCAGCCACAGCCGATATTGCCGAAACACTAGCCCGGTTAAGGGCCGAAATCCAGCTCATAGCTGAGGCAAATTGGCTAACTTTGAGCAAAGAGCGCTGCAAGAACACAACAGCGGTTATTACTGGTGAGCGCAACAAACTAGAAGAAGATCTGGTCTATCCCGAAGCACATGATCCAATCAGTCTTTTTTGGCTTTTGCGCAGCCTGGATGGTGCTCGTCCGATAAGCTCGATTATAGTCAATGACGTGCTTAGTATGCGAGCTGACCCTTGCTCGGTAATGAGCCTGGAATCAAGCTCGAGCTATGTCGCCTCTAATGCCTGTGTGGACGGTTATGCAGCAGCAGCCGGGCTTGGCGTGCAAATGTCGGCGCCCGACAATGTAGTCATTGCCCTTACTACTGATGAATCATTGATGCAAACTCCAGAAGTGCTCTGGTCTGTGGCTCATTACCGACTACCTCTCAAAATTGTCGTAGTCAATGCCGGTGGAGCCGCCAAGCTCATCAACCCACAATTAGATCCCAACCAGGGGTTTCCCTTTGACAAGCCTGCTGTGCAGTTTACCGAGCTGGCCTCTGCAATGCATTTACCGAATGCCTCAATTAGCAATTTGGGTGAACTTGATAATGCACTAATGGCCATGTTTGAGAGCGAAGGTCCTTATTTACTTGATGTAAAAGTGACCGAATGA
- a CDS encoding GNAT family N-acetyltransferase, producing the protein MTSLPRLTIPHQTTLEILSEIDTMPVFRATHKIWSAGLGLRDYLSYNESQQKSIWGKKNLSLVGIKDNNGEVVTNCKLYQLNLHGRGKEYRFYGIGAVYTRAQNRHQGLASDMLEELVEQALAEDIDGLLLFSDIGADFYNSHGFYPLGAASFTLHLPGNLEVHQQPFYQVELLKDSDIDFLQRHYQQWLSRQPFGFIRDQFYWHYKINKEAYLSRHSRLSWPALICLTVPGKGYAILEKGGATLRLLEIGAIDQESLWHCILDYAIKSHLRQLRGWEGTLAELAPGFALDRYLKEHFIKSQSALKLEFSERAWGAPMLLPLNPIVEDWLDNNPCPLLELDHL; encoded by the coding sequence ATGACAAGCCTACCACGGCTGACAATTCCGCACCAAACCACCCTCGAGATTTTGAGCGAAATAGACACTATGCCCGTGTTTCGCGCCACCCACAAAATCTGGTCGGCGGGGCTTGGGCTGAGAGATTATCTCAGCTATAACGAGAGTCAGCAAAAATCAATCTGGGGCAAAAAAAATCTTAGCCTAGTAGGCATTAAAGACAACAATGGCGAGGTTGTCACCAACTGCAAGTTATACCAGCTCAATTTGCACGGGCGGGGCAAAGAATACCGCTTTTATGGTATCGGCGCGGTCTATACAAGAGCCCAAAACCGCCATCAAGGACTGGCTTCAGACATGCTAGAAGAGCTTGTGGAACAAGCCTTAGCTGAGGATATCGATGGGCTCTTACTATTTAGCGATATCGGAGCGGACTTTTATAACAGTCATGGATTTTATCCCTTAGGTGCTGCTTCTTTTACGCTGCATTTGCCCGGCAACTTAGAAGTCCACCAACAGCCGTTTTATCAAGTCGAACTGCTAAAGGATAGCGATATTGACTTTTTGCAGCGCCACTACCAGCAGTGGCTAAGCAGACAACCCTTTGGCTTCATTCGAGATCAGTTTTACTGGCACTACAAAATCAATAAAGAAGCTTATCTTTCCAGGCATTCGCGTCTTAGCTGGCCGGCTCTGATTTGTCTTACTGTGCCAGGCAAAGGCTATGCCATATTAGAAAAAGGAGGAGCAACTCTGCGCCTGCTTGAAATTGGAGCAATTGATCAAGAATCTCTCTGGCACTGCATTTTAGACTATGCCATCAAGTCACATCTAAGACAGCTGAGAGGATGGGAAGGTACTTTAGCCGAGCTCGCGCCTGGTTTTGCCCTGGACCGTTATCTCAAAGAACACTTTATCAAGTCTCAAAGTGCACTCAAATTAGAATTTAGCGAGCGTGCCTGGGGTGCTCCTATGCTCCTGCCTCTAAATCCCATTGTAGAAGACTGGCTGGATAATAATCCCTGCCCTTTGCTTGAATTAGATCATCTCTAA